The proteins below are encoded in one region of Limnochorda pilosa:
- the gcvT gene encoding glycine cleavage system aminomethyltransferase GcvT, with amino-acid sequence MVADLLRTPLREAHAGLGARLIGFAGWEMPVQYPEGILAEAAHVRRRAGLFDLSHMGEFWVEGPDAEAFLQRMLTNDVTLLRPGAAQYSLLCHPSGGILDDLVVYRLDRGFMLVVNAANRSKDFAFLDAYRPPGVVLEDRSLRTALIALQGPEAEGIMSRLAEPSPADLAFYHARRGRVAGKEALVSRTGYTGEDGFELYLAWDDAPAVWEKLVSSEGVKPAGLGARDVLRLEMAYPLYGNDIDEHTSPLEAGLAWVVKLEKGDFVGREAIARQKEQGVARRRVAFQQEGGAVPRHGYPIAGPDGEPVGEVTSGAYSPNAEAPIGMGYVPAPLARPDQELAVLVRGKKVPVRTRRGPFVPSRTKRPGA; translated from the coding sequence TTGGTCGCGGATCTCCTGCGGACACCCCTGCGCGAGGCCCACGCCGGCCTAGGCGCCCGGCTCATCGGGTTTGCCGGCTGGGAGATGCCGGTGCAGTATCCCGAGGGCATTCTGGCCGAGGCCGCGCACGTTCGGCGCCGTGCAGGCCTTTTCGATCTCTCGCACATGGGCGAGTTCTGGGTGGAAGGACCGGACGCCGAGGCCTTCCTCCAGCGCATGCTCACCAACGACGTCACCCTGCTTCGCCCTGGAGCGGCCCAGTATTCCCTGCTCTGTCATCCATCGGGAGGTATCCTCGACGACCTGGTGGTCTACCGCCTCGACCGCGGCTTCATGCTGGTGGTGAACGCCGCGAACCGCAGCAAGGACTTCGCCTTCCTGGACGCGTACCGTCCCCCAGGCGTCGTCCTGGAAGACCGCAGCCTGCGGACGGCCCTCATCGCGTTGCAAGGTCCCGAGGCGGAGGGCATCATGAGCCGCCTGGCCGAGCCGTCGCCCGCGGATCTCGCCTTCTACCACGCCCGGCGCGGCCGGGTGGCGGGGAAGGAGGCGCTCGTCAGCCGCACGGGCTACACGGGGGAAGACGGCTTCGAGCTCTACCTGGCGTGGGACGACGCGCCCGCGGTATGGGAGAAGCTGGTCTCCTCGGAGGGCGTCAAGCCCGCGGGCCTGGGGGCCCGGGACGTCCTGCGCCTGGAGATGGCGTACCCCCTGTACGGCAACGATATCGACGAGCACACCTCACCCCTGGAGGCGGGCCTGGCGTGGGTGGTGAAGCTTGAGAAGGGCGACTTCGTGGGCCGCGAAGCGATCGCCCGGCAAAAGGAGCAGGGGGTTGCCCGCAGGCGTGTCGCCTTCCAGCAGGAGGGCGGGGCGGTGCCCCGCCACGGGTACCCCATCGCGGGTCCGGACGGTGAACCCGTCGGCGAGGTGACGAGCGGAGCCTACTCGCCCAACGCCGAAGCGCCCATCGGGATGGGCTACGTTCCCGCCCCGCTGGCCCGCCCGGACCAGGAGCTGGCCGTCCTGGTGCGCGGAAAGAAGGTCCCCGTACGGACGCGTCGCGGGCCTTTCGTGCCCTCCAGGACCAAAAGGCCCGGGGCATGA
- a CDS encoding bactofilin family protein — MGVETLIGSSTHVEGHLKVKGGLRVDGRVTGQLSVEGRCEVGADGYIEATVHATELTVAGRIAGDVEVAGRLHVLSTGAITGDVRTKVLVVEEGGTIEGKCSMGQAAPTAPARDGAAAEGAARVAVAETARS; from the coding sequence ATGGGTGTCGAGACGCTGATCGGGTCCAGCACCCATGTGGAGGGACACTTGAAGGTGAAGGGCGGGCTCCGGGTCGACGGCCGGGTGACGGGGCAGCTTTCGGTGGAGGGCCGCTGCGAGGTGGGCGCCGACGGCTACATCGAGGCCACGGTTCACGCCACGGAGCTGACCGTGGCCGGCCGCATCGCCGGGGACGTTGAGGTGGCGGGGCGCCTTCACGTTCTCTCCACGGGAGCGATCACTGGAGATGTCCGCACCAAGGTCCTCGTCGTGGAAGAAGGGGGCACCATCGAGGGGAAGTGCTCCATGGGCCAGGCGGCCCCAACCGCGCCCGCGCGGGACGGGGCGGCCGCGGAGGGCGCGGCCCGGGTGGCGGTTGCCGAGACGGCCAGATCTTGA
- the sucD gene encoding succinate--CoA ligase subunit alpha — MSILVDSETRVLVQAITGREGRFHTAQMKAYGTRLVAGVTPGRAGEQVEGVPVFNTVAEARAATGADASVIFVPAAFAADAVTEAADAGIELIVCITEGIPVRDMVRATAYARSRGSRLIGPNCPGLITPGEALLGILPGSIFQRGPVGVVSRSGTLTYQVVAELGERGLGQSTCVGVGGDPIIGTRFVDVLDLFERDPATQVVVLIGEIGGSDEEEAARVIREMKTPVVGFISGRSAPEGKRMGHAGAIISGGTGTAQSKIEALTAAGVPVAETVGEIVDLVSERL, encoded by the coding sequence ATGAGCATCCTGGTCGATTCGGAGACCCGGGTTCTGGTGCAGGCCATCACCGGGCGGGAGGGACGCTTTCACACGGCCCAGATGAAGGCGTACGGCACCCGGCTGGTGGCGGGCGTCACGCCGGGGCGGGCTGGAGAGCAGGTGGAAGGCGTGCCGGTGTTCAACACCGTGGCCGAGGCCCGCGCGGCCACCGGCGCTGACGCCTCGGTCATCTTCGTGCCGGCGGCCTTCGCCGCCGACGCGGTGACGGAGGCGGCCGACGCAGGCATCGAGCTCATCGTGTGCATCACGGAGGGGATCCCCGTGCGCGACATGGTGCGGGCCACCGCCTATGCCCGGTCCAGGGGCAGCCGGTTGATCGGGCCCAACTGCCCCGGCCTCATCACCCCGGGTGAAGCGCTCCTGGGGATCCTTCCGGGTTCCATCTTCCAGAGGGGACCCGTCGGCGTCGTCTCCCGCAGCGGCACCCTCACGTACCAGGTGGTCGCCGAGCTGGGAGAGCGGGGCCTGGGGCAGTCCACCTGCGTCGGCGTCGGCGGGGACCCCATCATCGGGACCCGCTTCGTAGACGTTCTGGACCTGTTCGAGAGAGACCCGGCCACGCAGGTGGTGGTCCTGATCGGTGAGATCGGCGGCTCGGACGAGGAGGAGGCGGCCCGCGTCATCCGGGAGATGAAGACGCCGGTGGTCGGCTTCATCTCGGGACGGAGCGCGCCCGAGGGAAAGCGGATGGGCCATGCGGGGGCCATCATCTCGGGCGGTACCGGCACGGCCCAGTCGAAGATCGAAGCCCTCACCGCGGCGGGGGTGCCCGTGGCGGAAACCGTGGGCGAGATCGTGGACCTGGTGTCCGAGAGGCTCTGA
- a CDS encoding M23 family metallopeptidase has translation MDPSVSVRPLPKPTHRARPQGFHLVILGDAARPARQRYLSRTYVHGVALAGLLFFATLAGLGVAVVHQSHQATARQAEVLSLQDERDRLASALAHQEAQFKELALQTRQLSDRMKALEGFAAQVEQIVRANPDVMPQGSRVDLALATPPPRVDLPAGGGLSTNQLADWMRTTLGSVAQGVSTQDRRLSSLRKDLDQKVYRLQHTPSIWPVNGWLSSNFGYRDHPLTGQREHHDGVDIATNRGTPVVAAAAGKVVRSGWIEGYGYAIELDHGFGVRTLYGHNDRLLVKRGQTVAKGERIALVGNTGVSTGPHLHYEVRVNGKPVSPWPYLP, from the coding sequence ATGGATCCGTCGGTTTCCGTTCGTCCTTTGCCCAAGCCCACCCACCGGGCGCGTCCCCAGGGCTTCCACCTGGTGATCCTTGGCGACGCCGCGCGTCCGGCGCGACAACGGTACCTCTCCCGCACGTACGTCCACGGCGTGGCGTTGGCCGGTCTCCTCTTCTTTGCCACGCTGGCTGGGCTGGGGGTCGCCGTTGTCCATCAGAGCCATCAAGCCACGGCTCGCCAGGCGGAGGTCCTCTCCCTCCAGGACGAACGGGATCGCCTGGCGAGCGCCCTGGCCCACCAGGAAGCGCAGTTCAAAGAGCTGGCCCTCCAGACGCGGCAACTCTCGGATCGGATGAAGGCGCTGGAGGGCTTTGCAGCCCAGGTCGAGCAGATCGTTCGCGCGAACCCGGACGTGATGCCGCAGGGAAGCCGTGTGGACCTGGCCCTGGCCACACCGCCCCCGCGCGTCGACCTGCCGGCGGGCGGAGGCCTTTCCACGAACCAGCTTGCCGACTGGATGCGAACGACCCTGGGGAGCGTCGCCCAAGGTGTCTCAACCCAGGATCGCCGCCTGAGCTCCCTCCGCAAGGACCTCGACCAAAAGGTGTACCGGCTTCAGCACACGCCCTCCATCTGGCCCGTGAACGGGTGGCTCAGCTCGAACTTCGGCTACCGCGACCATCCGTTGACGGGCCAGCGAGAACACCACGACGGGGTCGACATCGCCACCAATCGGGGCACACCTGTGGTGGCCGCCGCAGCTGGAAAGGTTGTACGCTCCGGCTGGATCGAAGGCTACGGCTACGCCATCGAGCTCGACCACGGCTTCGGCGTGCGCACCCTCTACGGGCATAACGACCGCCTCTTGGTGAAGCGGGGGCAGACGGTGGCCAAGGGTGAGCGCATCGCGCTGGTGGGGAACACGGGAGTGAGCACCGGACCGCACCTGCACTACGAGGTCCGGGTGAACGGGAAGCCTGTTTCGCCCTGGCCGTACCTTCCGTGA
- a CDS encoding tetratricopeptide repeat protein, whose product MSLEPTQPAPDAGAKDLHQEGEALLAAGRLEEAVSRFEGALDLQERSDTHNRLGVALARLRRTRDALDHFRRSVELDPTNASAWTNLGNAQQELDDLDAARASYERALRLDPDHPLAHHNLGALLRKQGAWGEALRHLKQANRLERRQLVARSRRDSSRTLLFFLAVVVLVLLLLLRGN is encoded by the coding sequence GTGAGCCTCGAACCGACGCAGCCTGCTCCGGACGCGGGCGCGAAGGACCTCCACCAGGAAGGCGAGGCCCTGCTGGCAGCGGGCCGGTTGGAGGAGGCCGTCTCCCGGTTCGAAGGGGCCCTGGACCTGCAGGAACGCAGCGACACCCACAACCGCCTGGGCGTGGCGCTGGCCCGCCTCCGTCGGACCCGGGACGCCCTCGACCACTTCCGCCGATCGGTCGAGCTCGACCCCACCAATGCTTCGGCGTGGACCAACCTGGGGAACGCCCAGCAGGAACTGGACGACCTGGACGCGGCCCGGGCGTCCTATGAGCGGGCCTTGCGCCTCGACCCGGACCATCCTCTGGCGCACCACAATCTGGGGGCGCTCCTCCGCAAGCAGGGCGCCTGGGGCGAGGCCCTCCGGCACCTGAAACAGGCAAACCGCCTCGAGCGCCGGCAGCTCGTAGCCCGATCCCGCCGGGACAGCTCGCGCACGCTCCTCTTCTTCCTGGCCGTGGTCGTCCTGGTGCTGCTGCTCCTCCTCAGAGGGAACTGA
- the rsmG gene encoding 16S rRNA (guanine(527)-N(7))-methyltransferase RsmG: protein MTEQNGMGLADALARHLAGMGLSVPKAVGKRLVAYAELAWTGNERARLTGAVSLEELVTKHLVDCATLWLLRGVRWDRWIDVGSGAGLPGMVLALGAGDGRGALLEATAKKAAFLRSAVAAMGLEDRVEVVQERAEDWGRGGGRERYAVAVARAVAPARVLAEYLLPLVEVGGRAVMMKGPRAGDELAEAHAAMEVLGAEVEDVVAVSLPEGEGERRLVVLRKTRPTEAAYPRRPGVPAKRPL, encoded by the coding sequence GTGACGGAGCAGAATGGGATGGGCCTCGCCGACGCTCTGGCAAGGCATTTGGCCGGTATGGGGCTCTCCGTGCCGAAAGCGGTGGGCAAGCGGCTGGTGGCCTACGCAGAGCTGGCGTGGACGGGGAACGAGCGGGCCCGGCTGACCGGTGCGGTGAGCCTGGAGGAGCTGGTCACCAAGCATCTGGTCGACTGCGCGACGCTCTGGCTCCTGCGCGGGGTCCGGTGGGACCGGTGGATCGACGTGGGAAGCGGAGCCGGGCTGCCCGGGATGGTCCTGGCGCTGGGAGCCGGAGACGGCCGGGGAGCCCTGCTGGAGGCGACGGCGAAGAAGGCCGCCTTCCTGAGGAGCGCCGTGGCGGCCATGGGGCTCGAGGATCGGGTCGAGGTCGTGCAAGAGCGGGCGGAGGACTGGGGGCGGGGCGGGGGGCGGGAGCGGTACGCGGTGGCGGTGGCCAGGGCGGTCGCGCCCGCCCGGGTTCTGGCGGAGTACCTGCTGCCGCTGGTGGAAGTAGGCGGGCGCGCCGTGATGATGAAGGGCCCCCGCGCCGGCGACGAGCTGGCCGAGGCCCACGCGGCCATGGAGGTCCTGGGGGCGGAGGTGGAGGACGTGGTCGCGGTCTCGCTGCCGGAGGGCGAGGGGGAGCGGCGGCTGGTGGTGCTGCGGAAGACGCGGCCTACGGAGGCGGCGTATCCCCGGCGGCCTGGCGTCCCGGCGAAGCGGCCTCTTTGA
- a CDS encoding P-loop NTPase: MMPREAKSGSGWTATRGAFRSGDEVLLRSDVPLRAGEYPCWVLDVGSMQVRLSTPMHEGRMVLVPVGAPVEVETSAHARFRSRVVDRVTGPGRCLVVERPVPISGGAGRTSPLIVVASGKGGVGKTCIAVNLAVGLASAGRQVLLMDLDLGAGNVDVLLGVGGTADLGRVVRGERRLRDVLAEPMPGLRALLAGSGLPEVVDMTALEYEWLSAELQELGGEADVMIVDVSSGVGARVTSSLAAASQSVVVTTPEPHAITDAYALLKLYRERHGTRSFELVVNMVEELAEGERVAGKMRFAAERFLAMDLRLAGIVPWDAAMRAAVRRQTPLAVWRPSSPAGRALRLLGETLLEGGAFIPPRRRWTERLLALLPGVR, encoded by the coding sequence ATGATGCCGCGCGAGGCGAAGAGCGGAAGCGGATGGACCGCCACCCGGGGAGCCTTCCGGAGCGGGGATGAAGTGCTGCTCCGAAGTGATGTCCCGCTGCGCGCCGGCGAGTACCCGTGCTGGGTGCTCGACGTCGGCAGCATGCAGGTGCGGCTCTCCACGCCCATGCACGAGGGACGGATGGTCTTGGTCCCCGTGGGCGCGCCGGTGGAGGTGGAGACATCGGCCCACGCCCGGTTCCGGTCACGGGTGGTCGACCGGGTGACGGGCCCGGGGCGCTGCCTGGTCGTGGAACGACCGGTTCCCATCTCCGGAGGCGCCGGGCGGACAAGCCCTCTAATCGTAGTGGCAAGCGGCAAGGGCGGGGTGGGTAAGACCTGCATCGCCGTGAACCTGGCGGTAGGCCTGGCGTCCGCGGGGCGGCAGGTCCTCCTGATGGACCTTGACCTGGGCGCCGGAAACGTGGACGTGCTCCTGGGGGTGGGCGGGACGGCGGACCTCGGCCGGGTGGTGCGGGGTGAGCGGCGGCTCCGGGACGTCTTGGCGGAACCGATGCCGGGATTGCGGGCGCTCCTGGCGGGTAGCGGGCTCCCGGAGGTCGTGGACATGACGGCGCTGGAATACGAGTGGCTGTCGGCGGAGCTACAGGAACTCGGCGGAGAGGCCGATGTGATGATTGTGGACGTGAGCAGCGGGGTGGGGGCGCGCGTGACCTCCAGCCTCGCAGCCGCGAGCCAGAGCGTGGTTGTTACGACGCCGGAGCCGCACGCCATCACCGACGCGTACGCGCTGCTGAAGCTCTACCGGGAGAGGCACGGGACGAGGTCCTTCGAGCTGGTCGTGAACATGGTCGAGGAGCTGGCGGAGGGCGAGCGGGTGGCCGGCAAAATGAGGTTTGCCGCGGAGCGCTTTCTGGCCATGGACCTGAGACTGGCGGGGATCGTTCCATGGGACGCCGCCATGCGGGCGGCCGTGCGGCGGCAGACCCCGCTGGCCGTGTGGCGGCCCTCGTCGCCCGCCGGACGGGCGCTGCGGCTCCTAGGGGAGACGCTGCTCGAAGGCGGGGCCTTCATCCCTCCTCGGAGGCGGTGGACCGAGCGGTTGCTGGCCCTGCTACCGGGTGTCCGGTAG
- the yyaC gene encoding spore protease YyaC, which translates to MGPDGSRHERLVPRVHVEEEGAAGRLAGVLARYLQEPWQNGRDILFLCIGTDRSTGDSLGPLVGSQLAALEPATSGRVRVRGTLEAPVHASNLHEAVRGLREPAPGPFVVAIDACLGRAENVGCLTVRPGPLLPGTGVNKSLPAVGDVQVLGVVNVGGFMEYFVLQNTRLSAVLRMVDVVSDAVWQAMAGLTGGEGRRMHQVVSGTASPSRSATSPRISFGLLPTASITGAAVTRVSNPARPSSMPETMTTEADDRPS; encoded by the coding sequence ATGGGACCGGATGGGTCCCGTCACGAGCGGCTCGTCCCCCGGGTGCATGTGGAAGAGGAGGGGGCGGCCGGTCGGCTTGCCGGCGTTCTGGCCCGGTACCTGCAGGAGCCCTGGCAGAACGGGCGCGACATCCTCTTCCTCTGTATCGGGACCGATCGCTCGACGGGCGACTCCCTAGGTCCCCTGGTGGGGAGCCAGCTCGCTGCGCTGGAGCCGGCCACCTCAGGCCGGGTCCGCGTCCGGGGAACCCTGGAGGCCCCCGTTCACGCTTCCAACCTTCACGAGGCCGTCCGCGGCCTCCGGGAGCCCGCGCCCGGCCCGTTCGTGGTGGCCATCGACGCGTGCCTGGGCCGGGCGGAGAACGTGGGCTGCCTTACGGTGCGGCCGGGGCCGTTGCTGCCCGGCACCGGCGTGAACAAGTCGCTGCCCGCCGTCGGGGACGTGCAGGTCCTTGGCGTGGTCAACGTAGGCGGCTTCATGGAGTACTTCGTCCTCCAGAACACACGCCTGAGCGCCGTCCTTCGCATGGTCGACGTGGTCTCCGATGCGGTCTGGCAGGCCATGGCCGGCCTCACCGGGGGAGAGGGTCGACGCATGCATCAGGTGGTTTCCGGCACGGCGAGCCCCAGCCGCTCGGCGACCTCCCCCAGGATCTCGTTCGGGCTCCTGCCCACGGCGTCGATCACCGGCGCCGCGGTGACCCGGGTTTCGAACCCCGCCAGGCCGTCGTCCATGCCGGAGACGATGACCACCGAAGCGGACGACAGGCCCTCCTGA
- the gcvH gene encoding glycine cleavage system protein GcvH, producing MTFPEDLKYTDEHEWIRLEGNRATVGITDYAQDQLGDVVYVDLPSVGQQVKPGDGFAVVESVKSVSDVYAPLEGRVAQVNQSLADAPEKINQDPYGDGWIAVIEVADPAAVAGLMDAAAYARHVQAG from the coding sequence GTGACGTTTCCTGAGGACCTGAAGTACACCGACGAGCATGAGTGGATCCGCCTGGAGGGCAACCGCGCCACGGTCGGCATCACGGACTATGCCCAGGACCAACTGGGCGACGTGGTCTACGTGGACCTTCCCAGCGTGGGCCAGCAGGTGAAGCCCGGCGATGGCTTCGCCGTGGTGGAATCGGTGAAGTCCGTCTCCGACGTGTACGCGCCCCTCGAGGGCCGGGTGGCGCAGGTCAACCAGTCCCTGGCCGATGCACCCGAGAAGATCAACCAGGATCCCTACGGCGACGGGTGGATCGCGGTCATCGAGGTAGCCGACCCCGCCGCCGTCGCCGGACTCATGGACGCCGCCGCATACGCGCGGCACGTGCAGGCAGGCTGA
- a CDS encoding ParA family protein: protein MGRVIAIVNQKGGVGKSTTAVNLGAYMADAGKRVLLVDIDPQGNASSGVGVNKGELEACMYDVLIEEQALEGIVHPTGVPGLFVAPASIELAGAEIQLVPTMSREYRLQRALEGVRDGYDYVLIDSPPSLGLLTVNGLTAADGALVPIQCEFYALEGLSQLMQTIEIVRHHLNGKLEVDGVVMTMYDARTNLSEQVSRDVRAFFHGKVQVYDTVIPRNVRLSEAPSFGQPILLYDDGCSGAVAYRQLAREVMAG, encoded by the coding sequence GTGGGTAGGGTGATCGCCATCGTAAACCAGAAGGGTGGGGTGGGGAAGAGCACGACGGCGGTCAACCTGGGCGCCTATATGGCCGATGCGGGCAAGCGCGTGCTGCTGGTGGATATCGATCCCCAGGGGAACGCCTCCAGCGGAGTGGGCGTGAACAAAGGTGAGCTGGAGGCGTGCATGTACGATGTGCTCATCGAGGAGCAGGCCCTGGAGGGGATCGTTCATCCCACTGGGGTCCCCGGGCTTTTCGTGGCCCCGGCGAGCATCGAGCTGGCGGGGGCCGAGATCCAGCTGGTTCCCACCATGTCGCGCGAGTACCGGCTGCAGCGGGCGCTGGAAGGCGTGCGCGACGGGTACGACTACGTCCTGATCGATTCACCGCCGTCGCTGGGGCTCCTGACGGTGAACGGGTTGACCGCGGCCGATGGGGCCTTGGTTCCGATCCAGTGCGAGTTCTACGCGCTGGAGGGCCTGAGCCAGCTGATGCAGACCATCGAGATCGTGCGGCATCACCTGAACGGCAAGCTCGAGGTGGACGGGGTCGTCATGACGATGTACGACGCGCGGACCAACCTATCCGAACAGGTCTCGCGCGACGTGAGGGCGTTCTTCCACGGCAAGGTGCAGGTCTACGACACCGTGATCCCGAGGAACGTCCGGCTGTCAGAGGCGCCCAGCTTCGGGCAGCCCATCCTTCTCTACGATGATGGGTGCAGCGGGGCCGTTGCATACCGGCAGCTGGCCAGGGAGGTGATGGCGGGATGA
- the sucC gene encoding ADP-forming succinate--CoA ligase subunit beta has product MRLYEYQAKALFRAAGVPVPDGRVIRSPEEARIAGQALGGRVAVKVQIPIGGRGKAGGVKLASSPEEAEAAARELLGREIRGFTVDRLLVEKAVAIRQEFYVSLTLDRDRQRYVVIASGQGGMDIEELAATMPDRIAKVWLDPLLGLRPFHALNAASRAGIPNDAVPAFQERLAQIARVQEEQDAMLVEINPLALLDDGSLIALDAKVETDDNAAFRHPEWERESSAEADHSLERQARAEGLAYVKLTGNVGVIGNGAGLVMATLDMIQRQGGSPANFLDIGGGAKAEVVRRALQLVLSDRDVSAVLINVFGGITRCDEVARGLLEALDGVQVRAPLVVRLAGTREAEGRALLQGSPMEPAATFLDAARRVVQLAADAPRGDGR; this is encoded by the coding sequence ATGCGACTCTACGAATACCAGGCCAAGGCGCTCTTCCGCGCCGCCGGCGTGCCCGTTCCCGACGGGCGGGTGATCCGAAGCCCGGAGGAGGCCCGAATCGCCGGGCAAGCGCTAGGGGGCCGGGTGGCGGTCAAGGTTCAGATCCCCATCGGGGGCCGCGGGAAAGCCGGGGGCGTCAAGCTCGCCTCGTCGCCGGAGGAGGCCGAGGCGGCCGCCCGCGAGCTCCTGGGCCGAGAGATCCGGGGCTTCACGGTCGACAGGCTTCTCGTTGAGAAAGCGGTGGCCATCCGCCAGGAGTTCTACGTCAGCCTCACCCTCGATCGCGACCGCCAGCGCTACGTGGTCATCGCCTCGGGGCAAGGCGGAATGGACATCGAGGAGCTCGCAGCCACCATGCCCGACCGGATCGCCAAAGTCTGGCTCGACCCGCTGCTGGGCCTGCGGCCCTTCCATGCCCTGAACGCCGCCAGCCGGGCGGGGATTCCCAACGACGCGGTGCCCGCGTTCCAGGAACGGCTGGCCCAGATCGCGCGCGTCCAGGAAGAGCAGGACGCCATGCTGGTCGAGATCAACCCCCTCGCGTTGCTGGACGACGGCTCGCTGATCGCCCTGGATGCCAAGGTGGAGACCGACGACAATGCCGCCTTCCGGCACCCCGAGTGGGAGCGGGAGAGCTCCGCCGAAGCCGACCATTCCCTGGAGCGGCAAGCCCGCGCGGAGGGGCTCGCCTACGTGAAACTCACCGGCAACGTGGGCGTCATCGGCAACGGAGCCGGGCTGGTGATGGCCACCCTCGACATGATCCAGCGCCAGGGGGGCTCGCCCGCCAACTTCCTGGACATCGGCGGAGGCGCCAAAGCGGAGGTCGTGCGCCGCGCCCTGCAGCTGGTCCTGTCGGACCGGGACGTCTCCGCGGTGCTGATCAACGTCTTCGGAGGGATCACGCGCTGCGACGAGGTGGCTCGGGGCCTCCTGGAGGCCCTGGACGGCGTTCAGGTGCGGGCTCCGCTGGTGGTCCGCCTGGCGGGCACCCGGGAGGCGGAAGGGCGGGCGTTGCTCCAGGGGTCGCCCATGGAACCGGCAGCCACCTTCCTCGACGCGGCGCGCCGCGTCGTGCAGCTTGCCGCAGACGCACCCAGGGGGGACGGGCGATGA
- a CDS encoding ParB/RepB/Spo0J family partition protein — translation MSRLGDLLKGRAREEEGGWAREQVQRVPVDRIDPNPYQPRQAFDPESLVSLRESIRQHGMLQPIVVRRARDDGRYQLVAGERRLQAVRALGWEEVPAIVRSVEDRELAELALIENLQRQDLHFLEEARGYQRLLEEFGLTQRDLAERVGKGQSTIANKLRLLHLAPGVLEIVRQRGLTERHARALLQLDGPEAQREAAEVIARREMTVREAEAWIARRKEKDRQAGRKRVWVLKDVRLFLNGVEQLVKQVRASGVPVEWQQEQDGEWIELRVRVRRKGIEDRG, via the coding sequence GTGAGCAGGCTGGGCGACTTGCTCAAGGGACGGGCGCGGGAAGAGGAGGGCGGATGGGCGCGCGAGCAGGTACAGCGGGTACCCGTTGACCGGATCGACCCGAACCCGTACCAGCCGCGGCAAGCCTTCGACCCGGAAAGTCTGGTGTCGCTCCGGGAGTCGATCCGGCAGCACGGCATGCTGCAACCGATCGTCGTGCGCCGGGCCAGGGATGACGGGAGGTACCAGCTGGTGGCCGGTGAGCGCCGGTTGCAGGCGGTGCGCGCCCTGGGGTGGGAAGAGGTGCCGGCCATCGTTCGGTCCGTGGAGGATCGTGAGCTCGCCGAGCTGGCGCTGATCGAGAACCTGCAGCGACAGGACCTACACTTCCTGGAAGAGGCCAGGGGCTACCAGCGGTTGCTGGAGGAGTTCGGGCTCACCCAGCGGGATCTGGCGGAGCGGGTGGGGAAAGGGCAGTCGACCATTGCCAACAAGCTCAGGCTGCTGCACCTGGCACCCGGGGTTCTAGAGATCGTGCGGCAGCGAGGCCTCACCGAGCGACACGCCCGCGCGCTGCTCCAGTTGGATGGGCCTGAGGCGCAAAGGGAGGCCGCGGAGGTCATCGCCCGGCGAGAGATGACGGTCCGCGAGGCAGAGGCCTGGATCGCCCGGCGGAAGGAGAAGGACCGCCAGGCGGGCCGGAAGCGGGTATGGGTGCTCAAGGACGTGCGGCTCTTTCTGAACGGGGTGGAACAGCTGGTGAAGCAGGTACGCGCGAGCGGCGTACCCGTGGAGTGGCAGCAAGAGCAGGACGGCGAGTGGATCGAGCTGCGCGTGCGTGTCCGCCGGAAGGGGATTGAGGATCGTGGGTAG
- a CDS encoding ParB/RepB/Spo0J family partition protein codes for MTRQALGRGLRALIPDAGEAAVEVRELAVERIVVNPYQPRQQMDPGALEELAESIRAQGVLQPVVVRPAGEGYQLVVGERRWRAAQMAGLRTIPAVVRAMGDREAAALALIENLQREGLNPIEEARGFRRLMLEFGWTQEDVAVQVGRKRSSVANALRLLQLAPELQEMVMRGDLSVGHGKVLLAVEDATQQVELGERAVREGWSVRRLEQVAAGLRQRPERKRRVRVHDPEAAAVESHLAERLGTRVTVRARGKRGRIEIEFYGPEDLERIVRAMVGS; via the coding sequence ATGACGAGGCAGGCGCTGGGAAGAGGACTGCGCGCCTTGATACCGGACGCGGGGGAGGCGGCCGTGGAGGTGCGCGAGCTGGCGGTGGAACGGATCGTGGTCAACCCGTACCAGCCGCGGCAGCAGATGGACCCGGGGGCTTTGGAAGAGCTGGCCGAGTCGATCCGGGCGCAGGGCGTGCTCCAGCCCGTGGTGGTTCGTCCGGCGGGCGAAGGATACCAGCTCGTGGTGGGAGAGCGGCGCTGGCGGGCCGCTCAGATGGCGGGCCTGCGTACCATCCCCGCCGTCGTGCGCGCGATGGGGGACCGGGAGGCAGCGGCTCTGGCGCTGATCGAGAACCTTCAGCGCGAGGGCCTGAACCCCATCGAGGAGGCCCGCGGGTTTCGCCGGTTGATGCTCGAGTTCGGCTGGACGCAGGAGGACGTGGCGGTCCAGGTGGGGCGGAAGCGATCGAGCGTGGCCAACGCCCTTCGCCTCCTGCAGCTCGCACCAGAGCTGCAGGAGATGGTGATGCGGGGTGACCTTTCGGTGGGGCACGGCAAGGTGTTGCTGGCGGTGGAAGACGCTACCCAGCAGGTTGAGCTGGGGGAGCGAGCGGTTCGGGAAGGGTGGAGCGTCCGGCGACTGGAGCAGGTGGCGGCGGGTCTCCGCCAGCGCCCCGAACGCAAGCGGCGGGTGCGGGTGCATGACCCCGAGGCCGCCGCGGTGGAGTCGCATCTGGCCGAACGACTCGGGACGCGGGTGACCGTCCGGGCCAGGGGAAAGCGCGGGCGGATCGAGATCGAGTTCTACGGACCGGAGGACCTGGAGCGGATCGTGAGGGCGATGGTGGGGAGTTAG